One region of Jatrophihabitans cynanchi genomic DNA includes:
- the gabT gene encoding 4-aminobutyrate--2-oxoglutarate transaminase — MTATADAINVASTLPEQRRILKTAIPGPESVAREAERRANVTDGLGVTLPIFVEQMAGGIIVDVDGNQLVDLASGIAVTSVGSSHPRVVAAVQEQVAKFTHTCFMVTEYDGYVQVARRLNELTPGDFDKRTLLVSTGAEAVENAIKIARTYTGRQAVVTFDHAYHGRTLLTMTMTAKHAPYKRGFGPYAPEIYRVPAADPYRWVGDEQNVAEEAFDRFAEVITTQLGADHVAAVIAEPVIGEGGFIVHAPGFLKRVQDFCRANGIVFIADEIQCGLGRTGDMFASTFEGTEPDLITTAKALGGGLPISAVTGRKEIMDSVPAGGLGGTYAGSPVACAAAVAALDVIVEEDLPRKAKAIEAIVLPRLQELKSTGIVGDVRGRGAMLALEFVRPGGKTPAPEFAGAIAKACHDQGVLVLVCGTFGNVIRLLPPLVIGEELLTDGVDVLASAVRAVAANPPSVSGKSR; from the coding sequence ATGACCGCGACCGCCGACGCAATCAACGTTGCTTCCACGCTGCCGGAGCAGCGACGCATCCTCAAGACTGCGATCCCCGGACCCGAATCCGTCGCCCGCGAGGCAGAGCGCCGCGCGAACGTCACCGACGGACTCGGCGTGACCCTGCCGATCTTCGTCGAGCAGATGGCCGGCGGCATCATCGTCGACGTCGACGGCAATCAACTGGTCGACCTCGCCTCGGGAATCGCGGTGACCAGTGTCGGATCCAGCCATCCTCGCGTCGTCGCGGCCGTGCAGGAACAGGTCGCGAAGTTCACCCACACCTGCTTCATGGTCACCGAATACGACGGGTACGTGCAGGTCGCACGACGCCTCAACGAGTTGACGCCGGGTGACTTCGACAAGCGCACGCTGCTCGTCTCGACCGGCGCCGAGGCCGTCGAGAACGCGATCAAGATCGCCCGCACGTACACGGGCCGTCAGGCCGTCGTGACCTTCGACCACGCGTACCACGGGCGCACGCTGCTCACGATGACGATGACCGCAAAGCACGCGCCGTACAAACGCGGCTTCGGGCCGTATGCCCCCGAGATCTACCGCGTGCCGGCCGCCGATCCGTACCGCTGGGTCGGCGACGAGCAGAACGTGGCCGAGGAAGCATTCGACCGTTTCGCCGAGGTGATCACCACTCAGCTCGGTGCCGACCATGTCGCCGCCGTGATCGCCGAACCGGTGATCGGCGAGGGCGGCTTCATCGTTCATGCCCCCGGCTTCTTGAAGCGGGTGCAGGACTTCTGTCGGGCGAACGGGATCGTCTTCATCGCCGACGAGATCCAGTGCGGCCTGGGCCGTACGGGCGACATGTTCGCGTCGACCTTCGAGGGCACCGAGCCAGACCTGATCACGACCGCGAAGGCGCTCGGCGGCGGATTGCCTATCTCGGCGGTCACCGGTCGCAAGGAGATCATGGACTCGGTACCAGCAGGCGGTCTGGGTGGCACCTACGCCGGATCGCCGGTGGCGTGTGCGGCTGCCGTGGCTGCCCTCGACGTCATCGTCGAGGAGGACCTGCCGCGCAAGGCGAAGGCCATCGAGGCGATCGTGCTGCCGCGGCTACAGGAACTGAAGAGTACCGGCATCGTCGGGGACGTGCGCGGTCGCGGCGCCATGCTGGCTCTCGAGTTCGTCCGGCCAGGTGGCAAGACGCCGGCGCCGGAGTTCGCCGGCGCGATCGCGAAGGCGTGCCACGACCAGGGTGTGCTCGTGCTGGTCTGCGGCACGTTCGGCAACGTCATCCGATTGCTTCCGCCGCTGGTGATCGGCGAGGAATTGCTCACCGATGGTGTGGACGTTCTCGCGTCCGCGGTCCGCGCCGTCGCTGCGAACCCGCCGAGCGTCTCGGGCAAGAGCCGCTGA
- a CDS encoding aldehyde dehydrogenase family protein, with the protein MSLARSTETSGPLSFEPRSGIAVSAPPESRRDQVEATVAAARACAAHVAARPPASRAAWLSAVADAVQERSAQLCELADAETALGVPRLTGELARAAGALRFYGAVAEEGSWLDAVIDHARDGVPDLRRVNVPLGPIAVFGASNFPFGFGVLGHDTASAIASGCPVVVKAHPAHPRLSAALGELALSTLAAAGAPSGTFGLVAGFDAGAALVTHPAVRAVGFTGSQAGGVALWKLAAGRPVPIPVFAEMGTVNTAVLTRAGAGRAAEVAAGFVDSFTLGMGQFCTKPGLLLAPAGSAMIDHVRNALATRAPSGWLLTASIARAYTTGLERLLESGARTVHACAPPADGWAAPATVLEVDIAALQAGSVLLEECFGPVALVAEYADDTELDGALHALPGSLAAAVHSGGPEDPELAGLVACLAGRTGRVVVDGWPTGVALGWAQHHGGPWPATTNSSASSVGASALTRFVRPVAYQDAPDSALPEPIRELNPWGVPRRVDGVRA; encoded by the coding sequence ATGAGCCTTGCCCGCAGCACCGAGACCTCCGGGCCGCTGTCGTTTGAGCCGCGATCGGGGATCGCGGTATCCGCTCCCCCGGAGTCGAGACGGGATCAGGTAGAGGCGACCGTCGCCGCCGCGCGGGCCTGCGCGGCTCATGTAGCCGCGCGGCCGCCGGCTTCCCGCGCCGCCTGGCTGTCGGCGGTGGCCGATGCGGTGCAGGAGCGCTCCGCGCAGCTGTGCGAACTCGCCGACGCCGAAACGGCGTTGGGTGTGCCTCGGCTGACCGGTGAGCTGGCGCGGGCGGCGGGCGCTCTGCGGTTCTACGGAGCAGTGGCTGAGGAGGGTTCCTGGTTGGACGCGGTCATCGACCACGCGCGCGACGGCGTACCGGATCTGCGGCGGGTAAACGTACCGCTCGGACCGATTGCGGTTTTCGGGGCGAGCAACTTTCCGTTCGGCTTCGGCGTGCTGGGCCACGACACCGCGAGCGCGATCGCATCCGGCTGCCCGGTCGTGGTCAAGGCGCACCCCGCCCACCCGCGGCTGTCCGCCGCGCTCGGCGAATTGGCCTTGTCGACGTTGGCCGCCGCGGGTGCGCCGTCGGGAACGTTCGGCTTGGTCGCCGGCTTCGATGCCGGGGCGGCGCTGGTCACGCACCCGGCGGTGCGCGCTGTCGGCTTCACCGGATCCCAGGCGGGCGGAGTCGCGTTGTGGAAGCTGGCGGCGGGTCGCCCAGTGCCGATTCCGGTCTTCGCCGAGATGGGCACTGTCAACACGGCGGTGTTGACCCGTGCCGGTGCCGGGCGTGCTGCCGAGGTCGCGGCGGGCTTCGTGGACTCGTTCACCCTGGGGATGGGTCAGTTCTGCACGAAGCCCGGCTTGCTGCTAGCCCCGGCCGGGTCCGCGATGATCGATCACGTCCGGAACGCGCTGGCCACCCGGGCACCGTCCGGCTGGCTGCTCACCGCATCCATCGCGCGCGCCTACACCACGGGGCTAGAACGGCTGCTCGAGTCGGGCGCCAGAACAGTCCACGCGTGCGCCCCGCCCGCCGACGGCTGGGCGGCGCCGGCCACCGTACTGGAAGTCGACATCGCGGCGCTACAAGCCGGTTCCGTGCTGCTCGAGGAGTGCTTCGGTCCGGTCGCGCTGGTCGCCGAGTACGCCGACGACACCGAGCTGGACGGTGCGCTGCACGCGTTGCCCGGCAGTCTCGCCGCAGCGGTGCATTCCGGCGGCCCCGAAGACCCCGAGCTCGCCGGTCTCGTCGCATGCCTGGCAGGGCGAACCGGCCGGGTGGTCGTCGACGGTTGGCCGACCGGAGTCGCACTGGGTTGGGCACAACATCACGGGGGGCCGTGGCCGGCCACGACGAACTCGTCGGCATCCTCGGTCGGCGCGTCGGCGCTCACCCGGTTCGTGCGTCCGGTCGCCTACCAGGACGCGCCGGACTCGGCGCTGCCTGAACCGATTCGCGAGTTGAATCCCTGGGGCGTACCGCGACGCGTGGACGGTGTTCGTGCGTGA
- a CDS encoding CaiB/BaiF CoA transferase family protein, which translates to MTLADLGATVIKVERPGTGDDTRTWGPPFTERSTAYFESANRGKASLTLDIADPGDRALAQELARRADVFVENFKPGSLARYGLDHETVAATNPRIVYCSISGFGSGPGANLPGYDFLVQAVGGLMSITGEADGEPLKSGVALVDVLTGKDAVIGIQAALAARSRTGRGQRIEVSLLTSLLAAMVNQTANASLGLVPRRMGNQHPSIAPYETLRCADGLIAVACGNDGQFRRFAAVIGDCALADDERFANNPARVTNRAALVDTLELALAGNPVQHWIDVLTAAGVPAGAVGTVNDGIALAERLGLKPLSQTGPGYLPQVRHPVTYSHDSPDIEAPIPLPPPILGSHTTAVRDWLAGPPDAHPPILKENQT; encoded by the coding sequence ATGACCCTGGCCGATCTGGGTGCGACGGTGATCAAGGTCGAGCGGCCGGGAACCGGCGACGATACCCGCACGTGGGGGCCGCCGTTCACCGAGCGGTCGACGGCATATTTCGAGTCCGCCAACCGCGGCAAGGCCAGCCTGACACTCGACATCGCCGACCCGGGTGACCGTGCCCTCGCGCAGGAGCTGGCCCGGCGCGCCGACGTGTTCGTCGAGAACTTCAAACCCGGCAGCCTGGCGCGGTACGGCCTCGACCATGAAACGGTTGCTGCCACCAACCCGCGGATCGTCTACTGCTCGATCTCGGGATTCGGCAGCGGGCCCGGCGCGAACCTGCCGGGCTACGACTTCCTGGTACAGGCCGTCGGTGGCCTGATGTCGATCACCGGCGAGGCCGACGGCGAACCGCTGAAGAGCGGGGTGGCCCTGGTGGACGTCCTCACCGGCAAGGACGCCGTGATCGGAATCCAGGCGGCGCTCGCCGCCCGCTCGCGGACCGGGCGGGGCCAACGCATCGAGGTCAGCCTGCTCACCAGCCTGCTCGCCGCGATGGTCAACCAAACCGCAAATGCCTCGCTCGGGCTCGTCCCGCGGCGGATGGGCAATCAGCACCCGTCCATCGCACCGTACGAGACGCTGCGTTGTGCCGATGGGCTCATCGCGGTGGCATGCGGCAACGACGGGCAGTTCCGGCGCTTCGCCGCCGTCATCGGCGACTGTGCGCTGGCCGATGACGAACGCTTCGCGAACAACCCCGCTCGCGTGACCAACCGGGCCGCGTTGGTCGACACTCTGGAACTCGCACTAGCCGGCAATCCGGTCCAGCACTGGATCGATGTTCTCACCGCCGCCGGCGTCCCCGCCGGAGCCGTCGGCACGGTCAACGACGGGATCGCGCTTGCCGAGAGGCTGGGGCTGAAGCCACTGAGCCAGACCGGTCCCGGCTATCTGCCGCAGGTGCGCCACCCGGTCACGTACTCGCACGACTCGCCAGACATCGAAGCGCCGATTCCGCTTCCGCCGCCGATCCTCGGCTCCCACACCACTGCCGTCCGCGACTGGCTTGCCGGACCGCCCGACGCCCATCCGCCCATCCTGAAGGAGAACCAGACATGA
- a CDS encoding PucR family transcriptional regulator has translation MAITLAALVRSLQADLVPYPAGRDVPATPITAVHMSELPDPRQYLEGGELLLTTGLSAVPTVAWFRAFFARLQEAEIAGLALGLGPRFADVPPGFAKAAAAVELPLFIVPVQTPFLTISRRYWQMSAVPGRRQIADALAGHRALIEAATEPNAESAVIRRLAAGVGGWAAHLSPEGALLSVQPAAARSHARQLRDEVARLAVAGVHAAATLPVDDQVVVLHPLADRAGRTGHVAGYIAVGSTETLHPEQRHLVLAGVAVLGAQLNHRRQLAVARSSARAPVLQLLLGDQREAARALAGLVAPAVLDGTHRPAVLTGTDLAFLTEALAADNRCELAWDDGRTLRVLLAGDATSQWLGELVHARPTVSAAIGTAVGWDYLAAAYELLAARAGRAEPGTVAELGVSDGSLLAHLEPAVLTAWARRCLEPILQYERADLVPALVAYLRHSGGWEPAARELGVHRHTLRHRVRRAEELLGVDLDSVDVTAELWLALRALVRA, from the coding sequence ATGGCAATCACCCTCGCCGCGCTGGTTCGCTCGCTGCAGGCGGACCTGGTGCCGTACCCGGCGGGCCGGGACGTACCGGCCACGCCGATCACAGCCGTTCACATGAGCGAACTGCCGGACCCGAGGCAGTACCTCGAGGGTGGCGAGCTGCTGCTGACGACAGGGCTCTCCGCGGTACCAACCGTAGCCTGGTTCCGCGCGTTCTTCGCTCGACTGCAGGAGGCCGAAATCGCCGGCCTCGCGCTCGGCCTCGGCCCGCGTTTCGCCGACGTGCCACCCGGATTCGCCAAGGCCGCCGCGGCGGTCGAGTTGCCGCTGTTCATCGTTCCGGTGCAGACGCCGTTCCTGACGATCTCGCGCAGGTACTGGCAGATGTCGGCCGTGCCCGGTCGCCGGCAGATCGCCGACGCGTTGGCAGGACACCGCGCGCTGATCGAGGCGGCGACCGAGCCCAACGCCGAGTCGGCCGTCATCCGGCGGCTCGCGGCCGGCGTCGGCGGGTGGGCCGCACACCTGTCGCCGGAGGGAGCCCTACTGAGCGTGCAGCCGGCGGCGGCACGATCGCACGCGCGACAACTGCGCGACGAGGTCGCGCGGCTGGCCGTGGCCGGCGTTCACGCAGCGGCGACGCTGCCCGTCGACGATCAGGTCGTCGTGCTGCACCCGCTGGCAGACCGTGCGGGCCGGACGGGGCACGTGGCCGGGTACATCGCTGTCGGTTCGACCGAGACCCTGCACCCTGAACAACGCCACCTCGTTCTCGCCGGGGTCGCCGTTCTCGGCGCGCAGCTGAACCACCGCCGGCAACTGGCCGTCGCCCGTTCATCAGCGCGGGCGCCCGTCCTGCAGTTGCTACTGGGCGACCAGCGTGAGGCGGCTCGCGCGCTTGCCGGGCTGGTGGCGCCCGCTGTGCTCGACGGCACGCATCGGCCGGCCGTGCTCACGGGAACCGACCTCGCGTTTTTGACTGAGGCGCTGGCCGCCGACAACCGGTGCGAGTTGGCGTGGGACGACGGCCGGACCCTGCGAGTGCTGCTGGCCGGTGACGCGACCTCTCAGTGGCTGGGCGAGCTGGTTCACGCCCGGCCGACGGTGAGCGCCGCGATCGGAACCGCGGTGGGATGGGATTACCTGGCTGCGGCGTACGAGCTACTGGCCGCGCGTGCCGGCCGAGCCGAACCTGGAACAGTCGCTGAGCTCGGCGTGTCCGACGGTTCGCTGCTTGCGCACCTCGAGCCGGCCGTGCTCACCGCCTGGGCGCGGCGCTGTCTCGAGCCGATCCTGCAGTACGAGCGGGCCGATCTGGTCCCGGCGCTGGTCGCATACCTGCGGCACAGCGGCGGTTGGGAGCCGGCCGCCCGAGAGCTCGGCGTGCATCGGCACACGTTGCGCCACCGCGTACGACGTGCCGAGGAGTTGCTCGGTGTCGATCTCGACAGCGTGGACGTCACCGCCGAGCTCTGGCTGGCCCTTCGCGCGCTGGTCCGCGCCTGA
- a CDS encoding quinone oxidoreductase family protein: MRELVLHRAGQRPTLRACAHDYVPGQGEAVVTVLAAAINPHDVRVAASLVPGNAPLRLGMEAVVERDGTAFYANRPVPPYGTIADRTLVVTDALIPVPQGLDPVTALTAGIPGLAAWFALDRAALSAGESVIVLGATGSVGQAAVQLARLRGAGHVLAVGRRTDVLARLRDRGADSVVELRGTGDAVRFAAQLPGGSADVVVDTLFGPPLAAALAVLRPGGRSVTIGASAASTSEIASSSLMGRSLLSHRNSDTSVAQKAVAFAAMAEQLRAGRLVVDTAVYALADAATAWEVHAAGAGQRAVIVP, encoded by the coding sequence GTGCGTGAGCTGGTCCTGCATCGGGCAGGGCAACGACCGACGTTGCGCGCGTGCGCGCACGACTATGTCCCCGGTCAGGGCGAGGCGGTGGTCACGGTCCTCGCAGCCGCGATCAACCCGCACGATGTACGCGTCGCCGCGTCGCTCGTTCCTGGCAACGCGCCGCTACGGCTCGGCATGGAGGCGGTCGTCGAACGCGACGGCACTGCGTTCTATGCGAATCGACCGGTCCCGCCGTACGGCACGATCGCGGACCGGACCCTGGTCGTTACGGATGCCTTGATTCCAGTGCCGCAGGGGCTGGATCCGGTGACCGCACTGACCGCGGGAATCCCGGGGCTCGCGGCCTGGTTCGCATTGGATCGCGCAGCGCTCTCCGCGGGCGAGTCAGTGATCGTGCTCGGTGCGACCGGTTCCGTCGGTCAGGCTGCGGTGCAGCTGGCCCGGCTGCGAGGGGCGGGGCACGTCCTTGCGGTCGGGAGGCGAACGGACGTGCTGGCTCGGCTTCGTGACCGTGGCGCCGACAGCGTCGTGGAGTTGCGTGGCACGGGCGACGCCGTGAGGTTCGCCGCCCAGCTGCCGGGCGGCAGCGCCGACGTCGTGGTGGACACCTTGTTCGGCCCGCCGCTTGCGGCGGCGCTCGCGGTGCTGCGTCCCGGTGGCCGCAGTGTCACGATCGGCGCCTCTGCCGCGAGCACATCGGAGATCGCGAGCAGCTCGCTCATGGGCCGCAGCCTGCTGTCGCACCGCAACTCGGACACGAGCGTGGCGCAGAAGGCGGTGGCATTCGCGGCGATGGCCGAGCAATTGCGCGCCGGCCGCCTGGTCGTGGACACCGCGGTCTATGCGCTGGCCGACGCCGCGACGGCGTGGGAGGTCCATGCGGCGGGGGCCGGACAGAGGGCAGTCATCGTGCCGTAG
- a CDS encoding aldehyde dehydrogenase family protein — protein MAVELARSPYTGAALADYVTTPPAGVNAAVSAATRAAAALADSSPATFARWLDAIADALVAQRDRLAELADSETGLGLTRLSGEVERTANQLRFYGAVAREGSHLGATLDTAPTVIARVQRPLGPVAVFGASNFPFAFGVLGHDTGSAIASGSPVVVKGHPAHPGLSRRLAEIATEALGSAGAPPGTFGLVTGFDAGTALVRHPGITAVAFTGSERGGTALWRIANERAEHGVGVIPVYCEMGTVNAAVVTPGAASLRADSLAVGFVESFTLGMGQFCTKPGLLLAPSGAGLPAAVAAAVADRPAGVLLTEAIAADCRAGVDRLVQNGATVLSTGAGVDNGWSAAVSVLTVPASALTKGSPLLAEVFGPVAMVVEYADRGELETVIAQLPGALAAAVHANDDEDVAALTTALSAKVGRVVFNGWPTGVATTWAQQHGGPWPATTVPSATSVGAAALARFLRPVAFQDVPDTALPPALQASNPWKIPRRIDGAMQ, from the coding sequence ATGGCAGTCGAGCTCGCTCGCAGTCCCTACACGGGCGCGGCGCTGGCGGACTACGTCACCACGCCGCCCGCGGGGGTTAATGCCGCCGTCTCGGCCGCAACCAGGGCGGCAGCCGCCCTCGCGGACTCGTCCCCGGCGACCTTCGCGCGATGGCTGGACGCGATCGCGGACGCGCTTGTCGCGCAGCGCGACCGGCTGGCGGAGCTGGCCGACTCCGAGACGGGTCTGGGCCTGACTCGTCTGAGCGGGGAGGTCGAGCGGACGGCCAACCAACTACGGTTCTATGGCGCGGTTGCGCGGGAGGGCTCGCACCTCGGCGCGACACTCGATACGGCGCCGACTGTGATCGCGCGCGTGCAGCGCCCGCTCGGACCCGTCGCCGTCTTCGGAGCCAGCAACTTCCCGTTCGCTTTCGGCGTTCTCGGCCACGACACCGGTTCGGCGATCGCGTCGGGTAGTCCGGTTGTCGTGAAGGGTCATCCCGCGCATCCTGGTCTGTCCCGACGCTTGGCCGAGATCGCGACCGAGGCCCTCGGCTCGGCCGGTGCCCCGCCCGGCACTTTCGGGCTGGTGACCGGCTTCGACGCGGGAACGGCGCTTGTTCGCCATCCTGGTATCACGGCCGTGGCGTTCACCGGCTCGGAGCGCGGCGGTACTGCGCTATGGCGTATTGCGAACGAGCGAGCCGAACACGGCGTCGGAGTCATCCCTGTGTACTGCGAGATGGGCACGGTGAACGCGGCCGTCGTCACCCCCGGCGCGGCCTCGTTACGCGCCGATAGCCTGGCAGTCGGCTTCGTCGAGTCGTTCACGCTGGGCATGGGGCAGTTCTGCACCAAGCCCGGGCTGCTGCTCGCGCCCAGCGGCGCAGGCTTGCCCGCTGCTGTCGCCGCGGCCGTCGCCGACCGCCCGGCCGGCGTGCTGCTCACCGAGGCCATCGCCGCCGATTGCCGGGCGGGAGTTGATCGGCTCGTCCAGAACGGCGCGACCGTGCTGTCGACCGGCGCCGGCGTGGATAACGGGTGGTCCGCCGCCGTGAGCGTCCTCACAGTTCCTGCGTCCGCGTTGACGAAGGGCTCGCCGCTGCTGGCCGAGGTCTTCGGACCGGTCGCGATGGTCGTCGAGTACGCCGACCGTGGCGAACTCGAGACCGTGATCGCGCAACTGCCCGGAGCTCTCGCCGCGGCCGTGCACGCGAACGACGACGAGGACGTCGCCGCGCTGACCACCGCGCTGAGCGCCAAGGTCGGACGCGTGGTCTTCAACGGTTGGCCGACCGGCGTCGCCACCACCTGGGCCCAGCAGCACGGCGGGCCGTGGCCGGCGACCACCGTTCCGTCCGCGACCAGCGTCGGGGCTGCGGCGCTTGCCCGCTTCCTGCGCCCAGTCGCCTTTCAGGACGTACCCGACACCGCCCTCCCACCCGCCCTTCAGGCGTCCAATCCGTGGAAGATCCCGCGTCGAATCGACGGTGCGATGCAGTGA
- a CDS encoding acyl-CoA dehydrogenase family protein, which translates to MSAQARGNIDPLDPLGVDDLLSAEEIAIRDTVAKLVKDRIAPHVAGWYETGALPEVRELVKDLGAIGVLGMHLTGYECAGMSAVAYGLACLELEAGDSGIRSLVSVQGSLAMFAIWNWGSEEQKQTWLPRMARGEAIGCFGLTEPDHGSDPAGMTTHGRRDGSDWILDGRKMWITNGSIADVAVVWAKVDGSIRGFVVPTDARGFSAPDIKHKGSLRASVTSELVLDGVRLPADAVFPEVLGLRGPLSCLNEARYGIVWGAMGAARSAFATALDYSMTRTQFDKPLAAYQLTQQKLANMSLELNKGLLLALHLGRRKDAGTLLGQQVSYGKLNNTREAIEICRTARTILGANGISYEYPIIRHMNNLESVLTYEGTPEMHTLVIGQALTGAAAFR; encoded by the coding sequence GTGAGTGCTCAGGCTCGCGGCAACATCGACCCGCTCGACCCGCTCGGTGTCGACGACCTGTTGTCCGCCGAGGAGATCGCGATCCGCGACACCGTTGCCAAACTGGTCAAGGACCGCATCGCCCCGCACGTGGCCGGGTGGTACGAGACCGGTGCGCTGCCCGAGGTTCGCGAGCTGGTTAAGGATCTCGGGGCGATCGGCGTGCTGGGCATGCATCTGACCGGTTACGAGTGCGCCGGCATGAGCGCGGTGGCGTACGGCCTGGCGTGCTTGGAGTTGGAGGCAGGCGATTCAGGCATCCGGTCCTTGGTCTCGGTGCAGGGTTCCCTGGCCATGTTCGCGATCTGGAACTGGGGCAGCGAGGAGCAGAAGCAGACCTGGCTGCCGCGTATGGCCCGCGGTGAAGCAATCGGCTGCTTCGGACTGACCGAGCCCGACCACGGTTCCGATCCGGCCGGCATGACGACCCACGGCCGCCGCGACGGCAGCGACTGGATCCTCGACGGACGAAAGATGTGGATCACGAACGGTTCGATCGCCGACGTCGCCGTCGTCTGGGCCAAGGTCGACGGGAGCATCCGCGGTTTCGTGGTTCCGACGGACGCACGCGGCTTCTCCGCTCCGGACATCAAGCACAAGGGCTCGCTGCGTGCGTCCGTGACATCAGAGTTGGTGCTCGATGGTGTGCGCCTGCCGGCTGATGCGGTCTTCCCGGAGGTCCTCGGCTTACGCGGCCCGCTCTCCTGTCTCAACGAGGCCCGCTACGGCATCGTGTGGGGGGCGATGGGTGCCGCGCGCTCGGCCTTCGCCACGGCACTGGATTACAGCATGACGCGCACCCAGTTCGACAAGCCGCTGGCCGCGTACCAGTTGACCCAGCAAAAGCTGGCGAACATGTCGCTGGAACTGAACAAGGGCTTGCTGCTGGCGTTGCACCTCGGCCGTCGCAAGGATGCCGGAACGCTTCTGGGTCAGCAGGTCAGCTACGGGAAGCTCAACAACACGCGCGAGGCGATCGAAATCTGCCGCACCGCGCGGACGATCCTGGGCGCCAATGGCATCTCGTACGAGTACCCGATCATCCGGCACATGAACAACCTCGAGTCGGTGCTCACCTACGAGGGAACGCCCGAGATGCACACGCTGGTGATTGGCCAGGCGTTGACCGGCGCGGCCGCGTTCCGCTGA
- a CDS encoding thiamine pyrophosphate-binding protein — protein sequence MKFYEALSQLVAERVTVVFGLVGDGNLFFVDHYARSGGRYVPGLHEASAVMMAVGHARTTGEPAVATLTHGPGLTNGITALVEAVRTSTPLLLVVGDTATTSRYHTQDVDQQPLVAASGARFVQVRAAQTLAEDFAVAFAHARERAQPVVLNVPIDLMWTDVDAPELRPYPAPAGSMLLPDDAQLDKALGIVASAEHPLVLAGRGARAARDSLLSLADMLGAPVATTLRAKDLFYSEPADLGVFGSLAAPATQAVVAAADCIVAFGAALNPHTTDRGHLTNGKSIVQVDVDAAAFGRFQEVDAAVNGDVSRVAERMTAMLRELGHRPRHFNSGPAIEQVRAWPTLVDRGTAETVDIRVALDFLDRALPAQRSIVVDVGRFVRHAVTLLHVPDANSWFGSGAGFSAIGLGIGMAIGVAVARPDQPAVLVCGDGGFMLGGLNEFRTAVEQKLDLICVVCNDHAYGAEHVQLVRRGLDPNIASLTPPDLTGLARSLGGDGVTIRNTGQLNDLRDHMASRDRPLLIDLRCDPALVSTTD from the coding sequence ATGAAGTTCTACGAAGCGCTGTCACAGCTGGTTGCTGAGCGCGTCACCGTCGTCTTCGGATTGGTGGGAGACGGTAACCTCTTCTTCGTCGATCACTACGCCCGGTCAGGCGGTCGCTACGTTCCCGGCCTGCATGAGGCAAGCGCGGTAATGATGGCTGTCGGTCATGCGCGTACGACAGGTGAGCCCGCCGTCGCCACCCTCACCCATGGGCCTGGCCTGACCAACGGCATCACTGCGCTGGTCGAGGCGGTTAGGACGAGCACTCCGCTGCTCCTGGTCGTGGGCGACACGGCGACCACCTCGCGCTACCACACCCAAGACGTCGACCAGCAGCCCCTTGTCGCGGCCTCGGGCGCTCGGTTCGTCCAGGTGCGGGCGGCGCAGACGCTCGCCGAGGACTTCGCAGTCGCCTTCGCTCACGCGCGTGAGCGCGCTCAGCCAGTTGTTCTGAACGTTCCGATCGACCTGATGTGGACGGACGTGGACGCTCCCGAGCTGCGACCGTACCCCGCTCCGGCCGGCTCGATGTTGCTGCCCGACGACGCCCAGTTGGACAAGGCGTTGGGCATCGTCGCAAGCGCGGAACACCCTCTGGTGCTCGCTGGCCGTGGCGCCCGAGCAGCACGGGACTCTCTGCTGTCGCTTGCCGACATGCTCGGCGCGCCCGTCGCCACAACACTTCGCGCGAAGGACCTGTTCTACAGTGAGCCCGCCGATCTCGGCGTCTTCGGCTCGCTGGCGGCACCGGCGACCCAAGCTGTCGTCGCGGCTGCCGACTGCATCGTTGCGTTCGGCGCCGCGCTCAACCCGCACACCACCGACCGCGGTCATCTGACGAACGGCAAGAGCATCGTGCAGGTCGACGTCGATGCTGCTGCCTTCGGCCGCTTTCAAGAGGTCGACGCCGCCGTGAATGGTGACGTATCACGCGTGGCGGAGCGGATGACCGCGATGTTGCGCGAGCTCGGACATCGGCCGCGTCACTTCAACTCCGGACCGGCTATCGAGCAGGTGCGGGCGTGGCCGACGCTCGTAGACCGGGGGACCGCGGAGACGGTCGATATACGCGTCGCGCTGGACTTCTTGGACAGGGCGCTCCCGGCGCAGCGCAGTATCGTCGTCGACGTCGGCAGGTTCGTTCGCCATGCAGTGACCCTCTTGCACGTTCCGGACGCAAACTCATGGTTCGGCTCCGGTGCGGGATTCTCGGCGATCGGGCTGGGCATAGGGATGGCAATTGGTGTTGCCGTCGCGCGTCCCGACCAGCCAGCCGTCCTGGTCTGCGGCGATGGCGGGTTCATGCTGGGCGGCCTCAACGAGTTCCGGACGGCGGTCGAACAGAAGCTGGATCTCATCTGCGTGGTATGCAACGACCATGCGTACGGGGCCGAGCACGTCCAGTTGGTAAGGCGGGGCTTGGACCCTAACATCGCATCATTGACGCCACCTGACCTCACCGGACTGGCGCGGTCATTGGGTGGCGACGGCGTCACGATCCGCAACACGGGTCAGCTGAATGATCTTCGCGACCATATGGCGTCACGCGACCGGCCGTTGCTGATCGATCTGCGGTGCGACCCAGCCCTCGTGTCAACAACCGACTGA